In the Elizabethkingia bruuniana genome, GAGTTTACCTTTTATAGGCTCATTTATTTTAAAACTAAAATGTAACAATTAAACGCTTTATCAAATGAAAATAATATAATTCTTTCTTATAGAAAAAGGTCCAGCACCTATGCTGAACCTTTTTTATTATATTAACAATTATTTTTATCAATCAGTTTTTCCAGCCTTGCCATCATTTCGTCTTTCTCCTTTAGCATGCGCTCATAAAGTTCCATTTTTTCTTCATGAAGTTGAATAATCTTCTCAATAGGATTGTTATTATTTACAATAACTCCTATTGCATTATCATTAACCGTAGTCACAGTATTTGAAATAATATTCACTACCTGTTGTTCATCAAAATTCTGGATGGCTTCCACAGGAATTTTCAGGACTTCGGCTATTTGTTGCAAAAGAGAGTCTTCAATCACTTCTTTCTGTTCCAGGAGAGAAACTTTCTTTTGGTTCCAGTCGCCACCAATATCAAAAGCCAAAGCCTCCTGCTTTATGCCCAGCATTTCTCTAAAGCGTTTCACATTGCGACCCTGATGTATTTTGTGTTCCATGGCAAGTACCTTTTATAATGAGGTTAAATATAAAAAAATATCTATAAAAACACGCCCTAAAAACCAATAATTAAATCTTTATTTTTTTCATTAAAATAGCTTTTACGGTTTAGCGTATCCATATATACAATATTTTATTATATATTTGATTAATTTAATACCAAAAACACAAGAAGTATGAGAAAAAAATTACTCTACACCTCACTATGGGGAATACTTACTTTATCCTTGCTATCATCTTGCCGAACCGAAGATGGGCTTACTCAAAAACAATTAGAAGACAAACGTTTTGCAGTCTTTGTTCCTAAATCAGGAGAGACAATTAATTATGCCAATGGCTTTGAGTTTCTGATGAAGAGATATGACGAGATAAAAAAAACTAACATTTCAGGCATTAACAACTCAATAAAAAATAATCTCAATGCAAGCTCTGATAAGGGCTCACTTTTATTTCAAAATAAAGGAAGCTATGTAGAATTTAAAGTTCGCTCCCAAGTTGTTACCGAAGAAAATGGTGAAAAATGGGTGATATTTCCAAAAGTAGAAAATAACCAGGTAATAGGTTTAATTATGTCTACACTTAAAGAGAAAGAAACATTAATTGCTTTTGACGAAATTAAAAATAGCAGTGAGTATTACAAGCAGCTCTTGCCATTATTTCAGGAAGCCTTTAACAGATATAATAGAAGAAAAACTTCTTTAGCTTTAAGTGCTGGTATTAAACCTATGGCAATAGGTGGAGAAGGAGCAGAGCCAGGAGGAAGTGATACTGATTGTGGAGATGATGTGCAAAAGTGTGGGAAGATTGAAGAAGTAATTGTTCCGGGGAAACCAAAACAACCTGTAACTCCTCCAACAGTACCAATAGGAGTATCATCATGTTGGGATATAGCTAACTGTCCTATAGATCCTGGTTCTGAAGGAGGAGGAGGCGGTGGTGGCGGTAGCCCTACTTGGTCAAATAACTTATTATTGTTTTCTAAAAAGCCAGCAGGAGAGAAAATTACTAATATTAAAGATTATCTTAAATGCTTGGACTTATCTCAAGGAGCTACAGTTACATTGTATGTTGATCAGCCAACTCCTAATACGACAAGTACTTGGTCTGGACCAGTAACTGATCCTAATGTAGGACATACATTTATATCTATTACTCAAGCTGGTACTACTAGATTCATGGGATTTTATCCTTCAACGAGTATAAGTCCTTTTTCTAACCCTCCTGCTGCTACAGGAATGTATGTAAATGACCAAGGGCATAAATATAATGTAAGTATTACTTCAACTATTAGTGCAACTCAATTAAATAATATCGTTGGATATATAAATTCAATGTCTTCCACAACCTATAACTTGAATACCTATAATTGCACAAATTTTGGTATAGATGCACTAGCTAAAGCTGGTATTTCTCTACCTAAAACATCTGGAAATTGGCCTGGTGGTGGAGGGTCTAACCCTGGTAATTTAGGTCAAGATTTAAGAAACCTGAATAATTCTTCTGTACAAAAGAATACTTCTGGCGGAAATGCTCCTAAAAATACAGGAAATTGTAATTAAATAATTAAATAAAATGAAAAATAAAATAATTATAGGATTTATTATGTTATTCAGCACTTTATCAATAATAAGCTGTGTAAGCAAGCAAGACAATGAGAATATAGATATTATAAAAAGTTTTTTATATCAAGTAAAAAAGCAAGATCTAAGTTCTCGTAAGATTATAGACACTTTTATGATGGAAAACCCAAGCTCTGATTATTTAAAAGCCCAAGAGTTTTATGTTCCTGAATTCAGGAAAGAATTAAAGGGAATGGATATAGAAGCTTTAAGAATAGTTCCTTATTCTAAAATCAATAAAAAACATCAGACTATTATAAATGAAGATATAGATGTAAAAGATGTTTATGGAGTATTAAAAGAAGATTCTGTCTTTCATTTCATTTTAATGGATAAAAAAAGAATTAAGTCATTTTCAACTATTAGATTTGGTGATGATACAGCAAAAAGAACTTTTGTGTTCTAAGTATTAAAAGTAAATTAATATGATCCCCCCGACTAACCTCGGGGTTTTCTTTTTAGTTTATCTTTTGGAATAACAAATATCAGTTTACTAAATAGGATACTAATTATTTATAAACACTTATAAATAGGATTTTATCTACTTTCTGTATTGGGAAATAACTTCCAACAATAAAATAAAAAAGCCAATATTTTCTATCTACATTCTTTACATGCTACTCTATTTCATTATCAGTTTCCAAAATTCACAAAATGCGGAATTTCTGTGGCAAAACTATTCATTGGTAAAAGATTATTCCGGTTACTGTTAAAATCAAAGACCGAATTATTATCAAAAGGAACACGGGGATAATAGGTAAACGAAATCTGAATCCTGTTGAAAACCAGAAAAGGATTATTAATCAAAACTCCGATTCCTATCTTAGTATTTGTTTTTGTACTCAGCAATTTATCATCAGGCATACCCAGCCATCCGGCTGCCACCGTCAGATAAGGGCTGAAATGGAAATTCTTCCATGTCTTATCAATAAATAGCTGAAGCTGATATCTTAAAACCAGTTTTTTAGTTCCGATATAATCTGAGTTGTACACAGGAAATTCATCCGGAGATGAAAGATTAATCCTGTCAATGTAAGAATAATTATGCTGTGGATTTCCCAATGCTAAAGTTGGAGAAAAGAAATGCCTTACTTTGGCAAATTTCCAGTCTATAAGGTTAGTAAAATAAGTACCATCCAAACGGAAGGACTCACGGTTTCGGCTATTCTCATTAAAAAATCTTCCAAACTGTGCTTTCAGAGTGAAATACCCAAGCTTTGTAAAACTTCCATAAGATGCAGAAATACCCACATAAGGCTTAACATTATTACTTCGCGATAAGGCGCCGCCAGTAAAATTTACTGAATTGCCATAGGCAATATCCTCCGGCAGGTCATATTGGAAAATATTCCTCTGCACCGAGAAATTTCTACGGATAAATCCTACAGACATCAGAAAACTGTTGTAAGAATTAAAATATTTGTATTTATCAATTTCGGGACTGTCTTTGTATTGGTAATTCTGAAACCTTCCTATCACCGCAATATTACTCGATACTTTTTCGCTTGTACCTGATGAAACAGGAATTTGATACCCTCCCCACAGATCCTGGCTGTAAGCTTTGATCTGAACCTCCGGATAAGTAGTATCCGTTTCTATGGGAAGTAAAACATTCCTCATAAAATAGTCGAAGCTAAAACCTCCTGCCCATTTTGTAAGAGGTGAAAAGAAATCTCTTCTGACATTGAAATTGATTCTTTCATTTCTCGAAAAATCACGTTCGCCCAGAATCTGGGCATTGATATAAGAACCGAAAAGATTGTATGCGGTATAGCTTCCTAAAACATAATTCTGTCTTTCTTTGGAATCATTTCTATAAAGGAAGTCAAATGTATGCCCCAATCCCAATACATTTTCCTCTGTCACACCCAACCCAATTTTACTGCCGGAATAACTCATTCTTGGCTTCAGGCTCCAAGAATCAAGAACTTTAACAACTACATCAATAGAATCTTTACCGGAATCACCATCAGAAACACTGATATTAACTCTGTTGATGAAAGGCATCCTTCTCAGCAAACGTTCGGATTCGTAGAGCTTCTGAGCATTGTATTCCTCGCCTTCTTTAAAAAGTAAATAATTA is a window encoding:
- a CDS encoding helix-turn-helix domain-containing protein, whose product is MEHKIHQGRNVKRFREMLGIKQEALAFDIGGDWNQKKVSLLEQKEVIEDSLLQQIAEVLKIPVEAIQNFDEQQVVNIISNTVTTVNDNAIGVIVNNNNPIEKIIQLHEEKMELYERMLKEKDEMMARLEKLIDKNNC
- a CDS encoding POTRA domain-containing protein, with product MNKSIIVLIFFLCGFFSLKAQEKKDSLYYKIEEFSDQRKVTKFFHRLIFRREADSTSVKSRTEKLSQETYNKKYIRNILIETIDPFGYGSKDNKEKLKWYDWLTHHLHSTTRNSTVNNYLLFKEGEEYNAQKLYESERLLRRMPFINRVNISVSDGDSGKDSIDVVVKVLDSWSLKPRMSYSGSKIGLGVTEENVLGLGHTFDFLYRNDSKERQNYVLGSYTAYNLFGSYINAQILGERDFSRNERINFNVRRDFFSPLTKWAGGFSFDYFMRNVLLPIETDTTYPEVQIKAYSQDLWGGYQIPVSSGTSEKVSSNIAVIGRFQNYQYKDSPEIDKYKYFNSYNSFLMSVGFIRRNFSVQRNIFQYDLPEDIAYGNSVNFTGGALSRSNNVKPYVGISASYGSFTKLGYFTLKAQFGRFFNENSRNRESFRLDGTYFTNLIDWKFAKVRHFFSPTLALGNPQHNYSYIDRINLSSPDEFPVYNSDYIGTKKLVLRYQLQLFIDKTWKNFHFSPYLTVAAGWLGMPDDKLLSTKTNTKIGIGVLINNPFLVFNRIQISFTYYPRVPFDNNSVFDFNSNRNNLLPMNSFATEIPHFVNFGN